DNA from Toxoplasma gondii ME49 chromosome X, whole genome shotgun sequence:
ttttccgttttccgtCACCCCAGAGGATACCGCTCCGATAACAAAAGGCAAAAAAGGCAGCCTGATGACCTATCGGTTGAACGGATGGAACCAGTCTTTTTTTGTGAGAAACAATAACGAGCTAGGCTCAGTCCCTGAGGTGATTGAACAGGCTGACAAGCGTGTGGTATCAGCGGGTATTTTGATGCGGAACGTCCCTGGGGTAACAAGATCTTTGCACGTGGAGCGAACCAGCCAAGTACTGTTTTGCAGCAGCCCCTCCCTAGAAATCCTTACTTGACGCATGTGCTCTTGAATCCTCaagcgcttcttctgctcgttCATTTGTTCTATCCTGTCTTGCTCGGCAAACTGCGCAAGGAGCTTTTGACGATAGACCTGCTCATTCTCCAGCGCTTCTTGCCGCCGACGTTCCTTCTCGGCCATCTGCTCGTCGAAAGCTCGAAGCAGggcctttctgtcttcttgtctgttAAACACGGAAAGTCGAGCAAGCAAATAGAGTTGCACAGGCATTCAGAAGTGGTTCCGTATTTGTGGTACTACAGTCACATTTAACTAAATTTGCATGGTCTTCAGACCAATAGTGGCTGATAGTTCCATGTAGACTGGGGAGGTTAACTCATTAAATTCCAAGGTAGTGGCCGCTGTGGAGAATAGAAGTACCAGTGGTGCTCCGTGTGCCACTGGCGCAACCGCATGTCTGACCATGATATAGGGGTACTCTTCATTCAGTGCTTGAATCATCCAGATAAATGGTGACTGAGGTGGATAGCAGTCCAGTGCACTAACTGGAATACCGTTGCCGAGAACTCACTTTCTCCGGGATTCTGCTTCCGCCTTCTGCCGTTCcagctcttctttctcatcgAGATGAAGGTCATCTAGAAGCTGCTgatgttccttctctcttgcatCCCTTTCCAATTTCTGTCTCGACAATTCGAGAAGCACTcggcgcttctctgcttccctctcctcacGCTCTTGATCCAACTTCTCGTTGCGAGCAGCTTGCAAAGCGGCATACTCCTGAAAAAGAGTAGTTCTGTTGCAAAAATGAACTGCCTGATCTCCGTCGGGAGAGAATAAAATTTTTTTTGATGGATCAGTCTCATGAAGTAACCTTCATGCTATTCAATTATTAGCGTTTTGATCGTTCACGTAAAGTTAACAGAGTGGTATTGTCTCACCCTAATCTTTGCATCTTCGTGTTCAGACAGAGCTATTTGTTGCTGGCGCCACAATTCCTTTTGCCGTAGAGATTCTTGAATTTGCTGCCGCTCCGCTGCTCGTTTCGCAGCATTCCTGCGGTTATCTTGATCCTCTTGTTCCAGAAGCTGTCTAATAAGATCCTGAacctgcagagaggaaaattGGTGCTGGGTTGTAACAGCGTCAAAACGGCTCTAGTACAGACCATGGACCGCCAATTTTGAGTGGTGTAACGACACCAGCCTGCCACCGTCAGGCTGAGTGTGTGTCTGGCTTGGAGTAGTGGCTCTGGTAAAGGATTTTGACGGCATTCTGGAACTCACACGTGAGTTTTCTCTTGATTGGTGTCTCTCGGAACCAAGGTAGTTGATACAGGACGACTTGTGCTCAGTGGATATAATGTTACCAAGATTGGAGACATTTTCGTTGTGTCATTTTGTCAACGTCCAGTCAATCGAAAGCCCTGCTCGGTGACGTGAGTATCGCCTGGACGTATTCGGGCTTGTTGAATTGGATGCACAGGAGACATAATATCTGATTGAGACAGAACATCTGGGAGTGTCATCGTCGCAGTGCTTCGCCCGTACCTGGGCTTTATCTCTGTTATAttcttcagcagcttctcgttttctggattctcttcgttcgccaatctgctgtctctgcatatCCTTGGCGGCACGTTCCTTTTCCAAATGCTGCAGTTGCAgtcgcttttcttcctccaaCAAATGAAGGCGGCCAGCCTCAACCTGAGCGTCTATGGCGGCttggatttcttcttcttccaccctGCGGGACGAACAATCGACTTTTCCCGTTGTGATGGTTGCATGCTCGCAGGGCCCGATGAAACCTCACGCCTTCGAAAATGCGACGGCCAAGATGCTGCTGAGTCCCGCAAACAAGATATAACTGTGAGATGGCCATGCTTTGCCTCTGCGTTTCAGGTACAACAGAAGATAGAATAGCTAGTAATGGTGTGCAGCTGTTGTGGCAGTCGACTGACGGATTCAGTCCTGGGAAGGGGCTCTGACAAGTAGATGACGTCTCCACGGACGGAACTAGTTACAGTCGAAATCCAACGATGATGCTGTTGGCGTCCCTACAGTATTGGAGTTTTTAGCAGAAACTGATGAATAGGACAGAAACCCCCCCACAGCCCGTATTCGCACTTACGCTCGGATCTGGTGCTCGATCACTTGAGCAGCCCTTTCTCTGTTAACCTTGGCCATCTGGAGCTTTTCTTTCAGATGCCTCAGCTCTTCACTCTCGTCACATACTCGCCTTTTGTAAGTTTCAgctctcgttctttctgcCTGTTCCCGCTGCAGTTCTGCTGCAGTCATCTCCTCAAGCTCGATAAGTCGCTTTTTTCGGCACGCGTCTTGATCATGCATCGTAAACATTGCATCCAACTCAAGTGTCATcatttcttccttcttctcccgctcccGTCTCAAGGCCTCGAcgcgtctgtcgctctgAGTCTTCATATTCACGAGGGAAATCGACTTGAGGTGTTCGCGCAATTGATTCTCTCGCACCTCGACCGCGCGCTGGCGGTCGATACGTGCTTGCACGAGACGACGCATGGCTCAAGACTTTCCGTTGAAAATGGGAGTGTCTGCTTGTCTGGAAACCTTTGCCAGCTCTTGGACAGAAACGCACTTGGGCCACCTACGCTGCTAGTTAAGTCGATCTGACACGTTCCTCGTACGGAAAACTGAGACAGCGA
Protein-coding regions in this window:
- a CDS encoding hypothetical protein (encoded by transcript TGME49_212075), with product MRRLVQARIDRQRAVEVRENQLREHLKSISLVNMKTQSDRRVEALRREREKKEEMMTLELDAMFTMHDQDACRKKRLIELEEMTAAELQREQAERTRAETYKRRVCDESEELRHLKEKLQMAKVNRERAAQVIEHQIRAVEEEEIQAAIDAQVEAGRLHLLEEEKRLQLQHLEKERAAKDMQRQQIGERRESRKREAAEEYNRDKAQVQDLIRQLLEQEDQDNRRNAAKRAAERQQIQESLRQKELWRQQQIALSEHEDAKIREYAALQAARNEKLDQEREEREAEKRRVLLELSRQKLERDAREKEHQQLLDDLHLDEKEELERQKAEAESRRKQEDRKALLRAFDEQMAEKERRRQEALENEQVYRQKLLAQFAEQDRIEQMNEQKKRLRIQEHMRQVERLIIQRRQLFEAEREAEKQTWERLAAVEEEKQTVVEQERLRLLREHAELAKFLPKGTLKKPQELDLLHEAAAQKRRLCRTQFTLT